From the Sphingomonas phyllosphaerae 5.2 genome, one window contains:
- a CDS encoding FadR/GntR family transcriptional regulator yields the protein MTKTVSMADALFVKLEARIRSGELPPGARLPTQKEIAEEERVSRTVVREAVARLEAQGMAVARQGSGVFVSDEARYQAFQITRQDMGELAEVIRLLEVRLSVEAEMAAFAAARRTLTDISAMRGALRDMASVAEDPVASAAADARFHAAIARATQNETFVRLIDFLGVRLVPPRNLYLRDQPAEAQRAYVEKVRAEHEAIVDAIVRMNPVGARDAARHHMQESLSRHTELNEAANISRES from the coding sequence ATGACAAAGACCGTTTCGATGGCCGATGCCCTGTTCGTCAAGCTGGAGGCGCGCATCCGCTCGGGGGAGCTGCCGCCCGGCGCGCGGCTGCCCACGCAAAAGGAGATCGCGGAGGAAGAGCGGGTCAGTCGCACCGTCGTCCGCGAGGCCGTGGCGCGGCTGGAGGCGCAGGGGATGGCGGTGGCGCGGCAGGGCTCCGGCGTGTTCGTGTCCGACGAGGCGCGCTATCAGGCGTTCCAGATCACCCGGCAGGACATGGGCGAACTGGCCGAGGTCATCCGGCTGCTGGAAGTACGACTTTCGGTCGAGGCGGAAATGGCGGCGTTTGCGGCCGCGCGCCGCACGCTGACCGACATATCGGCGATGCGCGGCGCGCTGCGCGACATGGCTTCGGTGGCCGAAGACCCGGTCGCTTCGGCCGCCGCGGACGCGCGTTTCCACGCCGCGATCGCGCGTGCCACCCAGAACGAGACGTTCGTGCGCTTGATCGACTTCCTGGGCGTGCGGCTGGTGCCGCCGCGTAACCTCTACCTGCGCGACCAGCCCGCCGAGGCGCAGCGTGCCTATGTCGAGAAGGTGCGTGCCGAGCATGAGGCGATCGTCGATGCGATCGTACGGATGAATCCGGTCGGCGCGCGCGACGCCGCGCGGCACCATATGCAGGAAAGCCTCAGCCGTCATACCGAGCTGAACGAGGCCGCGAACATTTCTCGGGAGTCATGA
- a CDS encoding O-acetylhomoserine aminocarboxypropyltransferase/cysteine synthase family protein — protein sequence MTNSRYRPETLALHAGWRADPATGAVVPPIYQTTSYQFRDAAHAADLFALRELGNIYTRLGNPTTDVLEQRIAALEGGVAAVAVASGQAASTYAIQNLARAGDNIVSGTDLYGGTYNLFANTLRDMGIETRFVDPTDPDTFAHATDDRTRAWYVETLPNPKLVVAPLAAIAALGRPLGIPLIVDNTAAPLLARPFDHGAAVVVYSTTKYIGGHGTSIGGMIVDGGNFDWSARPERQPQLNTPDASYHGAVWTEAAQPLGPIAYALRARVVLLRDCGAALSPFNAFQILQGVETLPLRMPRHCENALKVVDFLTSRAGVARVIHPSLLTGTARATADQVLTGGLGGLVGFELDGGRDAGRRFIDALGLFYHVANIGDARSLAIHPATTTHSQLSADEQLATGVSDGYVRLSIGLEHIDDILADLEQALAAATASA from the coding sequence ATGACGAACTCCCGCTACCGTCCCGAGACCCTTGCCCTGCATGCCGGCTGGCGTGCCGATCCGGCGACCGGCGCGGTCGTGCCGCCGATCTACCAAACCACGTCCTACCAGTTCCGGGATGCGGCGCATGCCGCTGACCTGTTCGCCCTGCGCGAACTGGGGAATATCTACACCCGGCTCGGCAACCCGACCACGGACGTTCTCGAACAGCGTATCGCTGCGCTTGAAGGAGGTGTCGCCGCCGTGGCGGTCGCATCGGGGCAGGCGGCATCGACCTATGCGATCCAGAACCTCGCCAGGGCCGGCGACAATATCGTCAGCGGCACCGACCTGTACGGCGGGACCTACAATCTGTTCGCCAATACCTTGCGCGACATGGGCATCGAGACGCGTTTCGTCGATCCGACCGATCCCGATACGTTTGCTCACGCCACCGACGATCGGACGCGGGCGTGGTATGTCGAGACCTTGCCCAATCCGAAACTGGTCGTGGCACCATTGGCGGCGATCGCTGCCCTGGGGCGACCGCTCGGCATTCCGTTGATCGTCGACAACACGGCTGCTCCGCTGCTCGCGCGGCCGTTCGATCATGGTGCAGCAGTCGTCGTCTATTCGACGACGAAGTACATCGGTGGTCACGGCACGTCGATCGGCGGCATGATCGTCGATGGCGGCAATTTCGACTGGAGCGCCCGGCCCGAACGGCAACCGCAGCTCAACACCCCCGACGCCAGCTATCACGGCGCCGTGTGGACGGAAGCCGCGCAACCGTTAGGGCCGATCGCCTATGCCCTTCGCGCGCGGGTGGTGTTGCTGCGCGATTGCGGCGCGGCGCTTTCGCCGTTCAATGCGTTCCAGATCCTGCAAGGCGTCGAGACGCTGCCGCTGAGGATGCCGCGTCATTGCGAGAACGCGCTGAAGGTCGTCGATTTTCTGACGAGCCGCGCCGGTGTGGCACGCGTCATCCACCCCTCGTTACTGACAGGCACGGCGCGGGCGACCGCCGATCAGGTCCTTACGGGTGGCCTGGGCGGGCTCGTCGGTTTCGAGCTGGATGGTGGCCGCGACGCCGGTCGGCGCTTCATCGACGCGCTTGGCCTGTTCTATCACGTCGCCAATATCGGTGACGCGCGGAGCCTCGCGATCCATCCCGCCACGACCACGCATTCGCAGCTGTCCGCGGACGAACAGCTCGCGACGGGTGTGTCGGACGGGTACGTCCGGCTGTCGATCGGCCTCGAGCATATTGACGACATCCTGGCCGATCTGGAGCAGGCGCTGGCAGCGGCAACGGCGAGCGCCTGA
- a CDS encoding TonB-dependent receptor: MSASSAPFLALSCIGFIASAPVAMAETAGSVREPASVQDGRARIDRDDVVVTGARGRAPDELESPKATSALLDLPQTVTVISDQTLRKQNLLTLRDALQTIPGITFGAGEGGGGYGDSINLRGFSANNDITIDGIRDSAQYSRTDPFNLQQIEVYNGANSVFNGSGSVGGTINLVSKEPRREDLTIAQAAIGTDDYYRAAIDANERVSDTVGVRLNAVFHRNDVPGRDVEKYERWGVAPAVTIGMDGPTSLTLAYVHQQDRNTPLYGVPYFNNDLVGGLITGADRSDYYGYRNLDRQDIDVDRLTATLRHAVNDHVSVRNLTRWQRVGQYSVTSAPQGTFCLSGGRQPVQVAGGITGAPCTTTVNGAPFAIPAGQWLPSGPRGLVRDQENQLFANQTDLRLEHGAKGGIRNVANVGVSFMVEDYKIRVGSLLRNPDGSATAPLPLLSIANPDTVYRGSINDITTARSQSSTRNVAVYAFDTLELGRHVELNGGVRWEQQHAEFNQLPIAVAPGVTQPLAAQLRQPNRERLFSYRAGLVYHPIADVSLYASYGNARTPSSATVRLGCVSVSGTVATNTCGVAPETARNYEIGAKAGLFGRRLELTAAVFRNERTNYRIPSNDPALPTVQVLDGRSRVDGIALGISGNVTRDWTIFANYTYLDSEVLQSVSDFCLARPGGTGCGNNVGNPDPQRGSPLVQTPPHSGSLFTTYKLPFGLEVGYGLTYQGPITTYVPTLANATLLKADDYLIHRAYLAYSFREGLTMQLNVQNFTDEKYLTNVRNNINATTGVVTGGWAMPGDRRQAVLSLFYSF, encoded by the coding sequence ATGTCAGCTTCGTCCGCGCCGTTCCTGGCGTTATCCTGCATCGGGTTCATCGCGAGTGCACCGGTGGCGATGGCGGAGACTGCCGGTTCCGTGCGCGAGCCGGCGTCTGTGCAGGATGGCCGCGCCCGGATCGATCGTGACGATGTGGTGGTCACCGGCGCACGCGGGCGGGCGCCCGACGAACTGGAGAGTCCCAAGGCGACCTCCGCGCTGCTTGACCTTCCGCAAACCGTCACGGTCATTTCCGACCAGACGCTGCGCAAGCAGAACCTGCTGACGCTGCGCGATGCGTTGCAGACGATCCCGGGCATCACCTTCGGCGCGGGCGAGGGCGGCGGCGGCTATGGCGACAGCATCAACCTGCGCGGCTTTTCGGCGAACAACGACATCACGATCGACGGCATCCGCGACAGCGCCCAATATAGCCGCACCGATCCGTTCAACCTGCAACAGATCGAGGTCTACAACGGCGCCAATTCGGTCTTCAACGGATCGGGTTCGGTCGGTGGCACGATCAATCTGGTCAGCAAGGAGCCGCGCCGAGAGGACCTGACGATCGCGCAGGCGGCGATCGGCACCGACGACTATTACCGCGCCGCGATCGACGCGAACGAGCGCGTGTCCGATACGGTCGGGGTGCGATTGAACGCGGTCTTCCACCGCAACGACGTGCCGGGGCGCGACGTCGAGAAGTACGAGCGCTGGGGCGTGGCGCCGGCGGTGACGATCGGAATGGACGGGCCGACCAGCCTGACGCTGGCCTATGTGCACCAGCAGGATCGCAATACCCCGCTGTACGGCGTGCCCTATTTCAACAACGATTTGGTCGGTGGCCTGATCACCGGTGCGGATCGCAGCGATTATTACGGCTACCGCAATCTCGACCGGCAGGACATCGACGTCGACCGGCTGACCGCGACGCTGCGCCATGCGGTGAATGATCATGTATCGGTGCGCAACCTGACCCGTTGGCAACGGGTCGGCCAATATAGCGTGACCAGCGCGCCGCAGGGCACGTTCTGCCTTTCGGGCGGTAGGCAGCCGGTGCAGGTGGCGGGCGGCATCACCGGTGCGCCGTGCACCACGACCGTCAATGGTGCGCCCTTCGCCATTCCGGCGGGCCAGTGGCTGCCCTCCGGCCCGCGCGGGCTGGTGCGCGATCAGGAAAACCAGCTGTTCGCCAACCAGACCGACCTGCGGCTGGAACATGGCGCGAAGGGCGGCATCCGCAACGTCGCCAACGTCGGCGTGTCGTTCATGGTCGAAGACTATAAGATCCGGGTGGGATCGCTGCTGCGCAACCCCGACGGATCGGCGACCGCGCCGCTGCCGTTGCTGTCGATCGCCAATCCCGACACCGTCTATCGCGGGTCGATCAACGACATCACCACCGCGCGCTCGCAATCCTCGACGCGCAACGTCGCGGTCTATGCCTTCGACACGCTGGAACTGGGGCGGCATGTCGAGCTGAACGGCGGCGTCCGCTGGGAGCAGCAGCACGCCGAGTTCAACCAGCTCCCGATCGCGGTCGCGCCGGGGGTGACCCAGCCGCTCGCCGCTCAATTGCGGCAGCCGAACCGCGAGCGGCTGTTCTCCTACCGCGCCGGACTCGTCTATCATCCGATTGCGGATGTCAGCCTCTACGCCAGCTACGGCAACGCCCGGACGCCGTCGTCGGCAACGGTGCGGCTGGGGTGCGTGAGCGTCTCCGGCACGGTGGCGACCAACACCTGCGGCGTCGCGCCGGAGACGGCACGCAATTACGAGATCGGCGCGAAGGCCGGGCTGTTCGGCCGTCGGCTGGAGCTGACCGCAGCGGTGTTCCGCAACGAGCGGACCAATTACCGCATCCCGTCGAACGATCCGGCGCTGCCGACCGTGCAGGTGCTGGACGGGCGCAGCCGCGTGGATGGGATCGCACTGGGCATATCGGGCAACGTCACCCGTGACTGGACGATCTTCGCCAATTACACCTACCTCGACAGCGAAGTGTTGCAGTCGGTGTCGGACTTTTGCCTGGCGCGACCGGGCGGGACCGGGTGCGGCAACAATGTGGGCAACCCCGATCCGCAACGCGGCAGCCCGCTGGTGCAGACCCCGCCACATTCCGGGAGCCTGTTCACCACCTACAAGCTGCCGTTCGGGCTGGAGGTCGGCTACGGCCTGACGTACCAGGGTCCGATCACCACCTATGTGCCGACCCTCGCCAATGCGACGTTGCTGAAGGCGGACGATTACCTGATCCATCGTGCATACCTGGCGTATAGTTTCCGCGAAGGGCTGACCATGCAGCTGAATGTCCAGAACTTCACCGATGAGAAATATCTGACCAACGTGCGTAACAACATCAATGCCACGACGGGTGTGGTCACCGGCGGCTGGGCGATGCCCGGCGACCGGCGGCAGGCGGTGCTGAGCCTGTTCTACAGCTTCTAG
- a CDS encoding ribbon-helix-helix domain-containing protein — translation MIAPPAGGFVGPVKRSVTIAGHATSISLEPVFWRALEIAARRHTLPLSAVVAQIDALRIAQHDPPNLASAIRSWLVAEPTLFCDNAESLSH, via the coding sequence GTGATTGCGCCGCCGGCTGGCGGGTTCGTCGGCCCGGTGAAGCGATCGGTGACGATCGCCGGTCATGCCACGTCGATCAGCCTCGAGCCCGTTTTCTGGCGCGCGCTGGAGATCGCGGCGCGGCGTCACACGCTACCGCTGTCGGCCGTGGTCGCGCAAATCGATGCGCTTCGAATCGCCCAGCACGACCCGCCTAATCTCGCCAGTGCGATCCGATCGTGGCTGGTGGCCGAACCGACATTGTTTTGCGACAATGCTGAGAGCCTTTCGCATTAG
- a CDS encoding Fe2+-dependent dioxygenase, translated as MLIAIPDVLDAATLAQVRATIDAAEWIDGNATSGPQAALAKRNSQLPEDGAAARAAGATILDALGRTPLFVAAALPAKVFPPLFNRYAGGQDFGLHVDNAIRMKRGSDFRLRSDLSATLFLEDPAAYDGGELVIEDQFGVQEVKLPAGHMVLYPASSLHRVAPVTRGVRLASFFWIQSMVRDDGARRILFELDQGVQAVAAAQGHGAVATVQLTGVYHNLLRRWAEL; from the coding sequence ATGCTGATCGCCATCCCCGACGTGCTCGACGCCGCAACGCTGGCGCAGGTGCGCGCGACGATCGACGCGGCCGAGTGGATCGACGGCAACGCCACGTCCGGCCCGCAGGCGGCGCTCGCCAAACGCAACAGCCAGCTGCCCGAGGATGGCGCCGCCGCACGCGCGGCCGGGGCGACGATCCTCGACGCGCTGGGACGGACGCCATTGTTCGTGGCGGCTGCGCTGCCCGCTAAGGTGTTTCCGCCGCTGTTCAACCGTTATGCCGGCGGGCAGGACTTCGGGCTGCACGTCGATAATGCGATCCGTATGAAGCGCGGCAGCGACTTCCGGCTGCGCAGCGATCTTTCGGCGACGTTGTTCCTGGAGGATCCCGCCGCCTACGACGGCGGCGAGCTGGTGATCGAGGACCAGTTCGGGGTGCAGGAGGTGAAATTGCCGGCCGGGCACATGGTGCTCTACCCGGCGTCGAGCCTGCACCGGGTCGCACCGGTGACGCGCGGGGTGCGACTGGCGAGCTTCTTCTGGATCCAGTCGATGGTGCGCGACGACGGTGCGCGGCGGATCCTGTTCGAGCTGGACCAGGGCGTGCAGGCGGTGGCGGCGGCGCAAGGGCACGGCGCCGTCGCCACGGTGCAACTGACGGGGGTGTACCACAATTTGTTGCGGCGGTGGGCGGAGCTTTAG
- a CDS encoding DUF2264 domain-containing protein: MTMPVDRRTLLAGGLTLAAAAAPGSAAAQGTPAPLPDGPSDRAYALDLLRRMAEPVLGRMARGRLRAEWTPELSPTWDGRNAGVAYLEAFGRLIDGIAPWLALPDDATAEGRLRTRLRTQALESYTHAVDPKSPDYLLWRGHGQALVDSAYFTSALLRAPDALWKPLDERTKARIVEEIKGLRRISPPYQNWLLFAAMNEAFLFSIGEQWDPMRVDLTIKKMLEWYVGDGWYGDGERFHFDYYNSYVMHPMLVQILTTMAAGEPHFNNLNAAEELARAIRREQRYAEHLERMIAPDGSYAAIGRSLTYRTAVHQPLGHLAWKGLLPDTLAVGEVRAATMAAQRRVFGDPSNFNAEGFLTIGFARHQPGLGDIYSNAGSMYIASESLIALGLPADNPYWTAPPLPWTMRRAFAGEDFRKDYYVQY, from the coding sequence ATGACGATGCCGGTAGATCGACGCACGCTGCTGGCCGGCGGACTGACGCTTGCCGCCGCCGCGGCCCCGGGAAGCGCCGCCGCGCAAGGCACCCCTGCCCCGCTGCCGGACGGCCCGAGCGACCGCGCCTACGCGCTCGATCTGCTGCGACGTATGGCCGAGCCGGTGCTGGGGCGGATGGCGCGCGGCCGGCTTCGCGCCGAATGGACGCCCGAGCTCAGCCCGACGTGGGACGGACGCAATGCGGGCGTCGCCTACCTCGAGGCGTTCGGCCGCCTGATCGACGGCATCGCGCCGTGGCTGGCGCTTCCCGATGACGCTACCGCCGAGGGACGGCTGCGCACGCGGCTCCGTACGCAGGCGCTGGAAAGCTATACGCACGCCGTCGATCCGAAAAGTCCCGATTACCTGTTGTGGCGCGGTCATGGCCAGGCGCTGGTCGACTCCGCCTATTTCACCAGCGCGCTGCTGCGTGCGCCGGATGCGCTGTGGAAGCCGCTGGACGAGCGGACGAAAGCGCGGATTGTCGAGGAGATCAAGGGGCTGCGCCGCATCTCGCCGCCCTATCAGAACTGGCTGCTGTTCGCGGCGATGAACGAGGCGTTCCTGTTCTCCATCGGCGAGCAATGGGACCCGATGCGCGTGGACCTGACGATCAAAAAGATGCTCGAATGGTATGTCGGCGACGGCTGGTACGGCGATGGCGAGCGTTTCCATTTCGATTATTACAACAGCTACGTCATGCATCCGATGTTGGTGCAGATCCTGACGACGATGGCCGCCGGCGAACCGCACTTCAACAACCTGAACGCCGCCGAGGAACTCGCGCGCGCGATCCGGCGCGAACAACGCTATGCCGAACATCTGGAGCGCATGATCGCGCCCGACGGCAGCTATGCCGCGATCGGCCGCTCGCTGACCTATCGCACGGCGGTCCACCAGCCGCTCGGGCATCTCGCATGGAAGGGCCTGCTCCCGGACACGCTGGCCGTCGGGGAAGTGCGCGCCGCGACGATGGCGGCGCAGCGGCGGGTGTTCGGCGACCCCAGCAACTTCAATGCCGAAGGCTTCCTGACGATCGGCTTCGCGCGGCATCAACCGGGTCTGGGCGACATCTATTCCAACGCCGGCAGCATGTATATCGCGTCGGAGAGCCTGATCGCGTTGGGGCTGCCCGCCGACAATCCCTATTGGACGGCGCCGCCCCTGCCCTGGACGATGCGCCGCGCCTTTGCCGGCGAGGATTTCCGCAAGGATTATTACGTTCAATACTGA
- a CDS encoding MBL fold metallo-hydrolase: protein MDHCDDAAQKALPKAMPIFVQNETDAATVRAQVFSDVRIMTAATRFRGVRLSRTGGHHGDGPMLRAVPTLDPVGGVAFRHPSHKSVYVVGDTVWDPVVAQAIQTYRPDVIVLNAGYAQWVDLGPILMGPQGVLSVHRAAAATQLIATHMEAINHCVLSHADLAAFAKKENFAERLLIPADGERIPI from the coding sequence ATCGACCATTGCGACGACGCGGCGCAAAAGGCGCTGCCCAAGGCGATGCCGATCTTCGTCCAGAACGAGACGGATGCCGCCACCGTCCGTGCACAGGTTTTCTCCGACGTCCGGATCATGACCGCGGCGACGCGCTTCAGGGGTGTTCGGCTGTCGCGCACCGGCGGGCATCACGGCGATGGCCCCATGCTGCGCGCCGTGCCGACGCTTGATCCCGTCGGCGGCGTCGCCTTCCGCCATCCATCTCACAAGTCGGTCTATGTCGTGGGTGACACCGTCTGGGACCCGGTGGTGGCGCAGGCGATCCAGACCTACCGCCCGGACGTGATCGTCCTGAACGCCGGGTACGCACAATGGGTTGATCTCGGGCCGATCCTGATGGGGCCGCAGGGCGTGCTGTCCGTCCATCGTGCCGCGGCCGCCACGCAGTTGATCGCAACGCATATGGAGGCGATAAACCACTGCGTGCTGAGCCATGCCGATCTTGCCGCCTTCGCGAAGAAGGAAAACTTCGCGGAGCGCCTGTTGATCCCCGCCGACGGCGAGCGCATTCCGATCTGA
- a CDS encoding DUF4861 family protein — protein MTGRRMVVRAALGLSLAAPVSAQQSPPPLPVTSPLPPPPSRTPGAVALLADYRFDDLLWENDRTAHRIYGHALEAAEPPSGSGIDSWGKNVAWPFADRQLRTGDQHGYHGEGIDFYNVGTTRGAGGLGIWHDNKLWTSRNFIRHRILASGGDRADFTVDYAPWPVDVGRKVWETRRFTLPLGTHFTRMVSTISSDRPEPLLVGIGVGKRTTGQGAGELTVDRARGLLSWWGPDDAGHGRMAIAVRVDPRMIADVRSDADNQLVLLRVMPGTPFVYYSGSAWNHGEGNFRSRKQWDAYAGGTRLDFATPKAGE, from the coding sequence ATGACCGGCAGGCGAATGGTCGTACGAGCGGCGTTGGGGCTGTCGCTGGCCGCGCCGGTGTCGGCGCAGCAATCGCCGCCGCCGCTGCCGGTCACCTCTCCGCTGCCGCCGCCACCCAGTCGCACGCCAGGGGCCGTCGCGTTGCTCGCCGATTACCGCTTCGACGACCTGCTGTGGGAGAATGATCGCACCGCGCATCGCATCTACGGCCATGCGCTGGAGGCTGCCGAGCCCCCGTCGGGCTCAGGGATCGACAGCTGGGGAAAGAACGTGGCGTGGCCGTTCGCCGACCGGCAACTGCGCACCGGCGACCAGCACGGCTATCACGGCGAAGGCATCGACTTCTACAATGTCGGCACGACGCGCGGTGCCGGCGGTTTGGGAATCTGGCACGACAACAAATTGTGGACGTCACGCAATTTCATCCGGCACCGCATTCTCGCGTCGGGCGGCGACCGCGCCGATTTCACCGTGGATTATGCGCCATGGCCGGTCGACGTCGGTCGCAAGGTCTGGGAGACGCGGCGCTTCACGCTACCGCTCGGCACGCATTTCACGCGAATGGTCTCGACGATCTCCTCCGATCGTCCCGAGCCGCTGTTGGTCGGGATCGGTGTCGGCAAGCGCACCACCGGGCAGGGCGCAGGCGAACTGACGGTCGACCGCGCCCGCGGGCTGCTATCGTGGTGGGGCCCCGACGATGCCGGGCACGGCCGCATGGCGATCGCCGTGCGCGTCGATCCGCGGATGATTGCGGATGTGCGCAGCGATGCGGACAACCAGTTGGTGCTGTTGCGCGTCATGCCGGGCACGCCGTTCGTCTACTATTCGGGATCGGCCTGGAACCACGGCGAAGGCAATTTCCGCTCGCGCAAGCAATGGGATGCGTACGCGGGCGGCACGCGCCTCGATTTCGCGACGCCCAAGGCGGGGGAATGA
- a CDS encoding GntR family transcriptional regulator, which produces MARTKISTISANRPPKLTEDSEPRLSERAYRAILQGLFDRTIPVGAELSQNELMTLLGLTIQPLREALRTMETEGLVTIHARSCIRFVKADLELSRSTYHFRSLIERAGARALANTGNAEEVAGLIADHRDLVAALQQGDLGVAEQARLNDLEERLHGALIAALRNPLIETTARRLKNYVTLVRLDRLVTKPLALRTLREHLDILEACADREADAAEAALSIHFQQALQRILGMA; this is translated from the coding sequence ATGGCCAGAACCAAAATCAGTACAATATCGGCAAACCGTCCTCCCAAGCTCACCGAGGATTCGGAGCCGCGGCTTTCGGAGCGGGCGTACCGCGCGATCCTGCAGGGCTTGTTCGATCGAACGATCCCGGTCGGAGCGGAACTGTCGCAGAACGAGTTGATGACGCTGCTCGGATTGACGATCCAGCCGCTGCGGGAAGCGTTGCGCACCATGGAGACCGAGGGGCTGGTGACGATCCACGCGCGGTCGTGCATCCGCTTCGTCAAGGCGGACCTGGAACTGTCCCGATCCACCTACCACTTCCGGTCGCTCATCGAGCGGGCGGGCGCGCGCGCGTTGGCGAACACCGGGAATGCCGAAGAGGTGGCGGGCTTGATCGCGGACCATCGCGATCTTGTCGCAGCACTGCAGCAAGGCGATCTGGGTGTCGCCGAGCAGGCGCGGCTGAACGATCTGGAGGAGCGCCTGCACGGTGCGCTGATCGCAGCGTTGCGCAATCCGCTCATCGAAACGACTGCACGGCGGCTGAAGAACTACGTCACGCTGGTCCGGCTCGATCGCCTGGTGACCAAGCCGCTCGCGCTGCGCACGCTTCGCGAGCATCTCGACATCCTCGAAGCCTGTGCCGACCGCGAGGCCGATGCGGCCGAGGCGGCGCTCTCCATCCACTTCCAGCAGGCGTTGCAGCGGATCCTCGGCATGGCGTGA